In a genomic window of Octadecabacter temperatus:
- a CDS encoding cobalamin biosynthesis protein CobQ has translation MNTPAHLIFGLAAFGKADAPKVTAAAIVGALLPDVSLYLLAGVHLFVLGTDPQVVFGELYFSDLWQSIFRIDNSFIVWGVVLGLAIALRKAWVIAFAGAALLHIGLDFPLHHDDGRAHFWPITNWIFESPVSYWDRNHYGSIVATIEIVVSLILCGVLWRRYEWPDGIQSRTNRILGLFGSVAGIFSLPIAIAHWFVGLGMRGLAMLLALGQLLPGIVWIFMFGT, from the coding sequence ATGAATACACCCGCTCATTTGATTTTCGGTCTTGCCGCCTTTGGCAAAGCGGATGCGCCAAAGGTGACAGCCGCCGCGATTGTGGGAGCATTGCTCCCTGATGTTTCGCTTTATCTTTTGGCTGGTGTGCATCTGTTCGTGCTTGGAACGGACCCGCAGGTTGTCTTTGGAGAGTTGTATTTCTCGGATCTGTGGCAGAGCATTTTCCGGATAGATAATTCGTTTATTGTTTGGGGAGTGGTGCTTGGCCTTGCGATCGCGCTGAGAAAAGCATGGGTGATCGCGTTCGCTGGGGCGGCGCTTTTGCATATCGGTTTGGATTTTCCATTACATCATGATGACGGGCGCGCGCATTTCTGGCCGATAACGAACTGGATTTTCGAAAGTCCCGTCAGCTATTGGGATCGCAATCACTACGGGAGCATCGTCGCCACAATAGAAATTGTGGTGTCGCTTATTTTGTGTGGTGTTCTTTGGCGTCGATATGAATGGCCGGATGGCATCCAAAGCCGAACCAATCGTATCTTAGGTTTGTTCGGATCGGTGGCCGGGATTTTCTCATTGCCGATTGCAATCGCACATTGGTTTGTCGGCTTAGGAATGCGCGGGCTTGCGATGCTTCTTGCGCTCGGTCAGCTGCTTCCCGGTATTGTCTGGATATTCATGTTTGGCACGTAG
- a CDS encoding DUF6280 family protein, with the protein MRDFVDGTAFNNEQGNRARKLFAAVVLAALDDAIADDKKYGNGPEQIARWARSRDGREVLSCAGIDPNERVVTGLMDFVGKGVRTSVALSREESERRAVAEAEAADMETRAA; encoded by the coding sequence ATGCGAGATTTCGTCGACGGCACTGCATTCAACAACGAACAAGGCAACCGCGCGCGCAAACTATTTGCTGCCGTCGTGTTGGCCGCGTTGGACGACGCCATTGCGGACGATAAGAAGTATGGTAACGGCCCAGAACAGATCGCACGCTGGGCACGTTCCCGCGATGGTCGCGAAGTTCTGTCTTGTGCTGGCATCGACCCCAACGAACGCGTTGTGACTGGTCTGATGGACTTCGTCGGTAAAGGTGTACGGACTTCCGTAGCCCTGTCGCGCGAAGAAAGTGAACGCCGCGCTGTGGCTGAAGCGGAAGCTGCGGACATGGAAACACGCGCCGCTTAA
- the efp gene encoding elongation factor P, translated as MAKINGNEIRIGNVLEHNGGLWVAVKTDHVKPGKGGAFAQVEMRNLRNGSKLNERFRSADKVEKVRLEQKDQQFLYETDGMLVFMDTETYEQIELPAELLGERRPFLQDGMIAVVEFHEEEALNARLPQKVICKIVETEPVVKGQTAANSFKPAILDNGVRVMVPPFVGQDTDIVVDTETMEYSERA; from the coding sequence ATGGCAAAAATTAACGGCAACGAAATCCGCATCGGCAATGTTCTCGAGCATAATGGTGGCCTTTGGGTCGCAGTTAAGACGGATCATGTGAAACCCGGTAAGGGTGGTGCGTTCGCGCAAGTGGAAATGCGCAACCTGCGCAATGGATCCAAGTTGAACGAACGCTTCCGGTCCGCTGACAAAGTTGAGAAGGTCCGTTTGGAGCAAAAAGATCAACAATTCCTCTATGAAACAGACGGAATGTTGGTGTTCATGGATACGGAAACCTACGAGCAGATCGAATTGCCTGCTGAATTGTTGGGCGAGCGCCGCCCGTTTTTGCAAGACGGCATGATCGCTGTTGTAGAATTCCATGAGGAAGAAGCGTTGAACGCACGTCTTCCCCAAAAGGTCATCTGCAAAATTGTCGAGACCGAGCCTGTTGTTAAGGGTCAGACAGCGGCCAATTCATTCAAGCCTGCAATTTTGGACAACGGTGTACGCGTTATGGTTCCGCCGTTTGTTGGGCAGGACACGGATATCGTCGTTGATACCGAAACGATGGAATACTCAGAGCGCGCATAA
- a CDS encoding YgfZ/GcvT domain-containing protein, translating into MNTRSLLRLSGTDANDFLQGLITNDVSKAKDGLVYAALLTPQGKFIADFFVAADGDALLIDVATSHAPTLAQRLTMYRLRADVLIEESPLVVSRGTGPAPSGSHPDPRHSALGWRLFSDTDQSDDTNWDALRVAHVIPETGIELTPDTYILEAGFERLNGIDFRKGCYVGQEIAARMKHKTELKKGLAQVAIDGAAPIGTQITADGKPVGTLYTQSDGLALAHLRFDRAKGAMQADKATLQRT; encoded by the coding sequence ATGAACACACGCTCCCTCCTGCGCCTTTCGGGCACCGACGCCAATGATTTCCTTCAAGGGCTCATTACAAACGATGTGAGCAAAGCCAAAGACGGCCTTGTTTACGCAGCCCTCCTGACACCGCAGGGCAAGTTCATCGCGGATTTCTTTGTTGCCGCAGATGGCGACGCGCTTTTGATCGACGTCGCAACGTCCCACGCACCGACCTTGGCACAACGTTTGACGATGTATCGCTTGCGCGCCGATGTGCTGATCGAAGAAAGCCCGCTGGTCGTTTCGCGCGGCACAGGTCCAGCCCCAAGCGGTAGCCACCCTGATCCGCGCCACAGCGCATTAGGCTGGCGGTTATTTAGCGACACCGACCAATCAGACGACACAAATTGGGACGCCTTGCGCGTAGCGCATGTCATTCCTGAAACGGGAATTGAGCTCACACCGGACACTTATATTCTTGAGGCAGGGTTTGAGCGTTTGAACGGCATCGATTTTCGCAAAGGCTGCTACGTCGGGCAAGAAATCGCAGCCCGCATGAAGCACAAAACCGAGCTAAAAAAGGGTCTGGCACAGGTTGCGATTGACGGCGCAGCGCCCATTGGGACACAGATAACCGCGGATGGAAAACCCGTTGGCACACTCTATACCCAATCGGATGGGCTCGCGCTCGCCCATCTGCGCTTTGATCGCGCGAAAGGTGCCATGCAAGCAGACAAGGCCACCTTGCAGCGCACCTAG
- a CDS encoding ABC transporter ATP-binding protein, translating into MQSQSNSSPYSSRQMLLWLWVNYLSHFKGWLAVAVLLMAIEGATFGSISFMMQPMFDRVFVGGETGSIWTVGLIILAIFVVRAFAALIQNVIMTYVSQRSGENLRSDLMGHIIGLDTAYHQTHPPGQMIERVQGDVASLSTVWVQLVAGLARDMVAVISLLSVAFWIDWKWMLIALIGIPIVILPAVTLRVFVRRKALAARAVSAEISTRMDEVFHGITQVKLNSLENYQTRRFDKLLKRRVGTEVEARFGQELLSGTVDIMAGVGFLAVIVFGGSEIIEGEKTVGQFMAFFTAMAIAFDPIRRLAKIFGKWQVATAAIERILDVFDTKATLLSPPTPATAPTAAPEITFTDVSLSYGDLPVLNGTSFTAQAGQTTALVGASGAGKSTLFNVLTRLIEPQDGSVTLNGTPINALALTDLRALISTVSQDAALFDETLLENILLGREGVSNEALQAALKDAHVADFLENLPDGLDSAAGPRGSNLSGGQRQRIAIARALFRDTPILLLDEATSALDTKSETIVQSALDRLAEGRTTLVIAHRLSTIQNANKIVVMDKGQVVDQGTHEDLLARGGLYADLYRLQFRDGKQVVDHENRPKRTPIAAKSQDRPQSWLSRLFKRRQRP; encoded by the coding sequence ATGCAGTCACAATCAAATTCATCGCCGTATTCAAGCAGGCAAATGCTGCTTTGGCTTTGGGTAAATTACCTAAGCCATTTCAAAGGTTGGCTCGCAGTTGCGGTGCTTTTAATGGCTATTGAGGGTGCGACGTTCGGATCCATTAGTTTCATGATGCAACCGATGTTTGACCGCGTCTTTGTGGGCGGGGAAACAGGCAGCATCTGGACTGTCGGCTTAATCATTTTGGCGATTTTCGTTGTGCGCGCGTTCGCTGCATTGATCCAAAACGTCATCATGACATACGTGTCTCAAAGAAGCGGTGAAAACCTGCGATCTGACCTAATGGGTCACATCATTGGGCTAGACACAGCTTATCATCAGACCCACCCACCCGGACAAATGATTGAACGTGTGCAGGGCGATGTTGCGTCCTTAAGTACTGTCTGGGTCCAATTGGTTGCTGGTCTTGCACGGGATATGGTCGCAGTGATCAGCCTGTTGTCGGTCGCGTTCTGGATTGATTGGAAATGGATGTTGATCGCCCTGATCGGCATCCCGATTGTCATCTTACCAGCCGTTACGCTCCGTGTATTTGTGCGCCGTAAGGCACTTGCCGCACGGGCTGTTTCCGCAGAAATCTCCACCCGCATGGATGAGGTTTTTCACGGTATTACCCAAGTCAAACTGAACAGCCTAGAAAACTATCAGACCCGCCGGTTCGATAAGCTTCTAAAGCGCCGCGTTGGCACCGAAGTCGAAGCAAGGTTCGGCCAAGAGCTATTATCTGGAACCGTAGATATCATGGCTGGCGTCGGCTTTCTGGCCGTCATCGTCTTTGGCGGTTCTGAAATCATTGAGGGTGAGAAAACTGTCGGCCAGTTCATGGCCTTTTTCACCGCTATGGCGATCGCGTTTGACCCAATTCGCCGCCTCGCTAAGATTTTTGGCAAATGGCAGGTCGCAACAGCAGCGATTGAACGCATACTGGACGTGTTTGACACTAAGGCAACGCTGCTGTCCCCACCTACACCTGCAACAGCGCCAACCGCAGCGCCGGAAATCACATTTACGGACGTCTCGCTAAGTTATGGTGATCTGCCCGTATTGAACGGCACGTCCTTCACGGCGCAAGCAGGCCAAACCACGGCCCTCGTTGGGGCTTCGGGTGCAGGTAAAAGCACATTATTCAATGTTTTGACCCGTTTGATTGAACCCCAAGATGGTAGCGTTACGCTGAACGGAACACCGATCAACGCACTTGCCCTCACGGATTTGCGTGCTCTAATCTCTACAGTGTCACAAGATGCGGCCTTGTTTGATGAGACGCTACTCGAAAACATCCTGCTTGGGCGCGAAGGGGTCAGTAATGAGGCGCTTCAAGCGGCATTGAAAGATGCCCACGTTGCCGACTTTCTTGAGAACCTGCCCGACGGCCTAGACAGCGCAGCGGGACCGCGTGGGTCAAACCTGTCAGGCGGTCAACGCCAACGCATCGCGATTGCGCGTGCGCTGTTTCGCGACACTCCCATTTTGCTTTTGGACGAAGCGACAAGCGCCCTAGACACCAAGTCCGAGACGATCGTCCAAAGCGCGTTGGACCGTCTTGCTGAGGGGCGCACGACACTTGTGATCGCCCACCGTTTGTCCACTATCCAGAACGCAAACAAGATCGTTGTGATGGATAAGGGCCAAGTCGTTGACCAAGGCACCCACGAAGACTTGTTGGCACGTGGTGGGCTTTATGCTGATCTCTATCGTCTGCAATTTCGTGACGGCAAACAGGTTGTGGACCATGAAAACCGCCCCAAACGCACGCCGATTGCAGCCAAGTCGCAAGATCGCCCACAATCATGGCTGTCACGCCTGTTCAAACGCCGCCAGCGCCCCTAA
- a CDS encoding pyridoxal-phosphate-dependent aminotransferase family protein: MFANGLTYLAIPGPSVMPERVLRAMHRAAPNIYTGELHDVTRSVIPDLKTLAGTRHDVAIYIGNGHAVWEAALSNVIGAGDTVLVLATGRFCEGWGEMADGLGASVETIDFGNSNAVDLAQVEAVLKADTEGRIKAVLTVLVDTSTGVLNDVKGIRDTMNAAGHVALLMCDCIASLGCDEYYMDNWGVDITVAASQKGLMTPPGIGFVWFNDKANAVRETTPKVSRYWDWRPRVNADEYWKFFDGTSPTHHIYGLREALDMINEEGLQNVWARHDGLARAIWAAIDAWAAEGPMEINVMNPAERSRAVTSLCLEEGQADALRAWCEHNMGVTLGIGLGRTPASAFFRLGHMGHVNGHMVLGFLGTIDAGLKALGIPHGKGALEAASQTLADLAGTRSACCGETKAGVDTCCG, from the coding sequence ATGTTTGCAAATGGTTTAACCTATCTGGCCATTCCAGGCCCCTCGGTGATGCCCGAACGTGTTTTGCGCGCGATGCATCGCGCAGCGCCCAACATTTATACGGGCGAGCTGCATGACGTGACACGCAGTGTTATTCCCGACCTAAAGACGCTGGCTGGCACACGTCATGACGTCGCCATTTATATCGGCAACGGCCACGCAGTATGGGAGGCCGCCCTGTCTAACGTAATTGGCGCGGGCGATACGGTATTGGTTCTGGCAACGGGTCGGTTCTGTGAAGGTTGGGGCGAGATGGCCGACGGCCTTGGTGCATCTGTCGAGACAATTGATTTTGGGAACAGCAACGCAGTTGACCTCGCGCAGGTTGAGGCTGTGTTGAAGGCAGATACTGAGGGACGCATTAAGGCGGTACTGACTGTTTTGGTGGATACGTCGACCGGTGTTCTGAACGATGTCAAAGGTATACGTGATACAATGAATGCGGCGGGCCATGTTGCACTGTTGATGTGTGATTGCATCGCCTCGCTTGGGTGCGACGAGTACTACATGGATAACTGGGGCGTGGATATCACTGTTGCCGCCAGCCAGAAGGGGCTGATGACACCCCCCGGAATCGGCTTTGTCTGGTTCAACGACAAAGCGAATGCCGTGCGTGAAACGACGCCAAAGGTCTCACGGTATTGGGATTGGCGCCCGCGGGTCAATGCGGACGAGTACTGGAAGTTCTTTGATGGCACGTCCCCAACGCACCACATCTATGGGCTGCGTGAGGCGCTGGATATGATCAACGAAGAGGGCCTGCAAAACGTCTGGGCACGCCATGACGGGTTGGCCCGTGCGATATGGGCCGCGATTGATGCGTGGGCTGCGGAAGGTCCGATGGAGATCAATGTCATGAATCCGGCTGAACGCTCGCGCGCGGTGACGTCATTGTGCCTTGAGGAAGGACAGGCCGATGCGCTGCGCGCGTGGTGCGAACACAACATGGGCGTGACGCTTGGCATTGGATTGGGACGCACACCTGCAAGCGCGTTTTTCCGACTTGGACACATGGGCCATGTAAACGGGCATATGGTGTTGGGGTTCTTGGGAACGATTGATGCAGGCCTAAAGGCGCTGGGTATCCCGCATGGCAAAGGCGCACTTGAAGCGGCGAGCCAAACTTTGGCGGATCTAGCTGGAACGCGCAGCGCGTGTTGCGGCGAAACGAAGGCTGGCGTTGATACCTGCTGCGGATAG